TTATCGACCTTAAATCGCTTCTTGCGGAGTTGCTGGAATATCCGCCCAGTAGGATTTTCGTGGGCAATGATGCCTCGCTCGCGGCTCTGGCGGAATTCGTTCGTGGAAATGGAAAGAAGGCGAACCCGATGGTTATGATTACGGTCGGGACTGGTATCGGTGGCGGAATTGTTGTTGATGGTAAGCTGCTTGCCGGCAGAAGTGGATTTGCTGGTGAGCTGGGACACATGGTTATAGACCCTGATGGTCCTCGGTGTGGCTGTGGACGCAGAGGGTGTGCCGAGGCGCTTATCGCACACAAAGGAATAGTAAGAACCGCTTGGGAAGTGCTAAGGAAGGATAAAGGGTCCATCATGTGGAGTCTTATTGAGGGCAGGTTTGACAGATTAACGCCAAAGGTTGTCCAACAGGCTGCCTCACTTGGCGACCCAGCAGCTAACAAAGTGCTCGACATCGTTGCACGAAGGATGGGAACATTTCTGGCTAATGTAATTAATATATTCAATCCGGAGAAAATCGTTATAGGTGGTGGGATAGCTTTGTGGAGCGATATGATAAAGAAAGCAAGAATTTATGCTGTAAGACACGCTTTAAAGCCTCTTTCGGATGATGTGAGGATAGTAAGAGCGAGATACATTAAGATGGCGGGTATTATGGGGGCTGCTATATTCGCTGCAAGGAACCTTACTCAGACCCGATAACTCCAACTGTTATGGATGCTGTGTGCGAACCTTTCCCCTGATTGATTACCTGTTCGATTTTCTCGTGAATAATTTTCTCGTCGCCTGGATTAAATCCTATATGTCTGTATAACACTTTGCCTTCCGCGTTGACAATGAAGAGTTCCGGTATGTCTATTACGCCTGCTCTGTCGCTTA
The DNA window shown above is from bacterium and carries:
- a CDS encoding ROK family protein — encoded protein: MRIFSVDIGGTNIKAGLLDEVGNIHDYVEHPTPESGGPEAVASTILFIKDNIFGSDCAIDGVGVGVAGPVDSDGVVYSPPNFRGWGIIDLKSLLAELLEYPPSRIFVGNDASLAALAEFVRGNGKKANPMVMITVGTGIGGGIVVDGKLLAGRSGFAGELGHMVIDPDGPRCGCGRRGCAEALIAHKGIVRTAWEVLRKDKGSIMWSLIEGRFDRLTPKVVQQAASLGDPAANKVLDIVARRMGTFLANVINIFNPEKIVIGGGIALWSDMIKKARIYAVRHALKPLSDDVRIVRARYIKMAGIMGAAIFAARNLTQTR